A genome region from Arachidicoccus soli includes the following:
- a CDS encoding TlpA disulfide reductase family protein: protein MFTKIKYLITFLLLTSLATSAQTLKFEGTTNKKFDGNQIIIYNQSGLHDSAVIKDGRFVFNVPFKEPGLFMFYSQLESKNKGGYIPFGILVTEVGTININADAENFANSKVTGSKENDLYKNFADKNGEAQQKIMDELSQKYGKEFLMNRNPDTASAKYKQLIQDYQDLSDANEKVQLEDLKQFIQTNPETFTSVFILNRYASTIDLTELESLYTSLSPKYKDTKTGKSILTQIEARKITAIGKTAPDFSLPDTSGKVVKLSDFRGSYVLVDFWASWCGPCRAENPNLVKAYSKYKDKGFNVLGVSLDRAGKKDAWLAAIHKDGLAWTQVSDLKFWDNEVAVLYGIKAIPTNLLLDPQGKIIAKDLRGDALNQKLAELFNK, encoded by the coding sequence TTTATTATTGACAAGTCTGGCTACATCTGCACAGACCCTCAAATTCGAGGGAACTACCAATAAGAAATTTGACGGCAATCAAATCATTATTTATAATCAAAGTGGTTTACACGATTCTGCAGTAATAAAAGATGGCAGATTCGTTTTTAATGTACCATTTAAAGAGCCTGGTCTTTTTATGTTCTATAGCCAATTAGAAAGTAAAAATAAAGGTGGTTATATACCTTTTGGTATATTGGTAACAGAAGTAGGTACCATCAATATTAACGCAGATGCAGAAAATTTTGCCAACTCAAAAGTTACAGGTTCCAAAGAAAATGACCTTTATAAAAATTTTGCTGATAAGAACGGTGAGGCACAACAGAAGATTATGGATGAGCTAAGTCAAAAATATGGAAAAGAATTCTTGATGAACCGCAATCCCGACACAGCAAGTGCCAAGTACAAACAACTCATTCAAGATTATCAAGATTTAAGCGATGCTAATGAAAAGGTTCAATTGGAAGACCTAAAGCAATTCATTCAAACTAATCCTGAAACTTTCACATCGGTTTTTATATTAAATCGGTATGCATCTACGATAGATTTGACCGAATTAGAAAGCTTGTATACATCTTTGTCTCCAAAATATAAAGATACTAAAACAGGAAAATCCATCCTAACTCAAATAGAAGCGAGGAAAATTACCGCAATCGGCAAAACGGCTCCCGATTTTTCTTTACCTGATACATCGGGAAAGGTTGTTAAATTATCTGATTTCCGTGGAAGCTATGTGCTGGTCGATTTCTGGGCAAGTTGGTGCGGTCCTTGTCGCGCAGAAAACCCGAATCTGGTAAAAGCATATAGTAAATACAAAGATAAAGGGTTTAACGTATTGGGTGTTTCCTTAGATAGGGCTGGCAAAAAAGATGCATGGTTAGCTGCCATCCACAAAGATGGTCTTGCTTGGACACAAGTTTCTGATCTCAAATTCTGGGATAATGAAGTGGCTGTTCTTTATGGGATAAAGGCCATTCCAACCAATCTATTGCTGGATCCGCAAGGGAAAATTATAGCGAAGGATTTAAGGGGAGATGCGCTTAATCAAAAATTAGCTGAACTATTTAATAAATGA